The following are encoded together in the Xanthobacter autotrophicus Py2 genome:
- a CDS encoding 3-hydroxyacyl-CoA dehydrogenase NAD-binding (PFAM: 3-hydroxyacyl-CoA dehydrogenase domain protein; 3-hydroxyacyl-CoA dehydrogenase NAD-binding~KEGG: mlo:mll1034 3-hydroxybutyryl-CoA dehydrogenase) has protein sequence MTKIAIIGSGFIGRAWAITFARAGFDVALADHAQGAPEAALAYIEGVLPDLADNDLLNGASPDAVRARLSATTSYAQALDGAVHAQENAPEDLAIKKYLYEELDSLAGPDTVLASSTSALLPSLFSKHLKGRERVCVCHPINPPYLIPAVEVVPAPWTSADTMTRAADLMRAAGQSPIVMKKELDGFVMNRMQGALLEEAFRLVADGYASVEDVDIGIREGLALRWSFMGPFETIDLNAPGGVADYVARYQQIYERISPDQWRRVDWAGPVLETVLAERRARLPEDGLAERQVWRDRRLMALAAHKRKAAKDIGA, from the coding sequence ATGACCAAGATCGCCATCATCGGCTCCGGCTTCATCGGCCGTGCCTGGGCCATCACCTTTGCCCGCGCCGGCTTCGACGTGGCACTAGCCGACCACGCGCAGGGCGCCCCCGAGGCGGCGCTGGCCTATATCGAGGGCGTGCTGCCGGACCTCGCCGACAACGATCTGCTGAACGGCGCCTCCCCTGACGCGGTGCGCGCGCGGCTGTCGGCCACCACCTCCTATGCGCAGGCGCTCGACGGGGCCGTCCATGCGCAGGAGAACGCGCCGGAAGACCTCGCCATCAAGAAATACCTCTATGAGGAACTCGACTCCCTCGCCGGCCCCGACACGGTGCTTGCCTCCTCAACCTCGGCGCTCCTGCCGTCCCTGTTCTCCAAGCACCTGAAGGGGCGGGAGCGGGTGTGCGTGTGCCATCCCATCAACCCGCCCTATCTGATCCCCGCGGTGGAGGTGGTGCCCGCCCCCTGGACCAGCGCCGATACCATGACCCGCGCCGCGGACCTCATGCGTGCCGCCGGCCAATCCCCCATCGTGATGAAGAAGGAGCTGGACGGCTTCGTCATGAACCGCATGCAGGGCGCGCTGCTGGAGGAGGCCTTCCGCCTGGTCGCCGACGGCTATGCGAGCGTGGAGGACGTGGACATCGGCATCCGCGAGGGCCTCGCGCTGCGCTGGTCGTTCATGGGGCCGTTCGAGACCATCGACCTCAATGCGCCCGGCGGCGTCGCCGACTATGTGGCGCGCTACCAGCAGATCTACGAGCGCATCTCGCCCGACCAATGGCGCCGCGTGGACTGGGCCGGGCCGGTGCTCGAAACCGTGCTTGCCGAGCGCCGCGCCCGCCTGCCTGAAGACGGGCTGGCCGAGCGTCAGGTATGGCGCGACCGGCGCCTGATGGCGCTTGCCGCCCACAAGCGCAAGGCCGCCAAGGACATCGGCGCCTGA
- a CDS encoding ABC transporter related (PFAM: inner-membrane translocator; ABC transporter related~SMART: AAA ATPase~KEGG: vei:Veis_4701 ABC transporter related): protein MLQPPNSALRPELSARSGKGGAMLARNANLLVAAASLIALPSVLSALGLTLTSASDVVLLAMACMALNLLVGYTGLVSFGHGAWFGLGAYAAALIQHHLLPGWGVVLALPAALVVALAAVPIGFVVLRRRGVYFSLLTLAFTALLFSVAFRWTAVTGGENGIGGVRRGALLGFDLETGTAFYAVVAVVMFVVVFKLQRFVRSPMGSVLVAIRENEQRARFIGYDTRAYKIACFTLSAGVAALAGALMTFNHRFASADPIAVAFSGELLAMVVIGGMRSFLGPALGALFFVLFREFLSMWTPNWLFYFGLLFMAFIVYSPTGLVGVAGRLIAPLRKKSEEAAAMGQRTGARVAALPAGLTARPRWDNPEPVLEAKGLVRSFGGIKAVREGAVAVKDRTLHALIGPNGAGKTTTFNMISGMFPPNAGEIRLAGERIDGLAPEAVCMKGLSRSFQITNLFPTLTVEENLRLGVQATHKSRLDPWRDAAAIPEIVAETREMMDFLGVAGMEKAEAGALSYGGQRLLDMGLALTSRPRVLLLDEPLAGLAAAERTRVSNLIKQISAQVPVLLVEHDIDRVFELADAVTVMADGAVLVDGTVEDARSNKKVQEVYIGSGSAALASRDLQSAATDTPMLTLAKVDAFYGKSRILTDVSLEAKEGEILALLGRNGAGKSTLLKTITGIVKPASGSIMLAGDELAGLSSAAIARRGVGYVPQGRALFHGMSVRHNLELGRLKRITGAGRHFSEEEVLELFPRLKVRLDTAADLLSGGEQQMVAVARALMGDTRVLLLDEPFEGLSPAVTEELFDAFDRLRQSLTLVIVDHHLDVVLNLADRAVVLERGQVMHEGPARPLARDLDLRRQVLWL from the coding sequence ATGCTCCAGCCCCCCAACTCCGCCCTTCGCCCCGAACTGTCCGCCCGCTCGGGCAAAGGAGGCGCCATGCTCGCGCGCAACGCCAATCTTCTGGTCGCCGCGGCAAGCCTCATCGCGCTGCCGTCGGTCTTGTCCGCCCTCGGCCTGACGCTGACCTCCGCCAGCGACGTGGTGCTCCTCGCCATGGCCTGCATGGCGCTGAACCTGCTCGTCGGCTACACCGGCCTCGTCTCCTTCGGCCATGGTGCATGGTTCGGCCTCGGCGCCTATGCGGCGGCCCTCATCCAGCACCACCTCCTGCCCGGATGGGGCGTGGTGCTGGCGCTGCCGGCGGCGCTGGTGGTGGCGCTCGCCGCCGTTCCCATCGGCTTCGTGGTGCTGCGCCGGCGCGGCGTCTATTTCTCGCTGCTGACACTGGCCTTTACCGCGCTGCTGTTTTCCGTCGCCTTCCGCTGGACCGCCGTGACCGGCGGCGAGAACGGCATCGGCGGTGTGCGGCGCGGAGCCCTCCTCGGCTTTGACCTGGAGACGGGGACGGCCTTCTACGCCGTCGTCGCGGTGGTGATGTTCGTCGTGGTGTTCAAGCTGCAGCGCTTTGTGCGCTCGCCCATGGGCTCGGTGCTGGTGGCGATCCGCGAGAACGAGCAGCGCGCCCGCTTCATCGGCTACGACACAAGGGCCTACAAGATCGCCTGCTTCACCCTCTCGGCCGGCGTCGCGGCGCTGGCTGGCGCGCTCATGACCTTCAACCATCGCTTCGCCTCGGCGGACCCCATCGCGGTGGCCTTCTCCGGCGAGCTTCTGGCCATGGTGGTCATCGGCGGCATGCGCAGCTTCCTCGGGCCGGCCCTGGGTGCGCTGTTCTTCGTGCTGTTCCGCGAGTTCCTGTCCATGTGGACGCCCAATTGGCTGTTCTATTTCGGCCTGCTGTTCATGGCCTTCATCGTCTATTCCCCCACCGGCCTCGTGGGGGTGGCGGGCCGCCTCATCGCGCCCCTGCGCAAAAAGAGCGAGGAAGCCGCCGCTATGGGCCAGCGCACCGGGGCGCGGGTCGCGGCCCTGCCCGCCGGCCTCACCGCCCGCCCGCGCTGGGATAACCCGGAACCGGTGCTGGAGGCGAAGGGCCTTGTGCGCAGCTTCGGCGGAATCAAGGCGGTGCGCGAGGGCGCGGTGGCGGTGAAGGACCGCACGCTCCACGCCCTGATCGGCCCCAACGGCGCCGGCAAGACCACCACGTTCAACATGATCTCCGGCATGTTCCCGCCCAATGCGGGCGAGATCCGCCTCGCCGGCGAGCGCATAGACGGCCTCGCCCCGGAAGCGGTGTGCATGAAGGGGCTGTCGCGCTCGTTCCAGATCACCAACCTCTTCCCCACCCTGACCGTGGAAGAAAACCTGCGGCTCGGCGTGCAGGCCACCCACAAGAGCCGGCTTGATCCCTGGCGGGATGCCGCCGCCATTCCCGAGATCGTCGCCGAGACCCGGGAGATGATGGACTTCCTCGGCGTCGCCGGCATGGAGAAGGCGGAGGCCGGCGCCCTCTCCTATGGCGGGCAGCGGCTGCTCGACATGGGGCTCGCCCTCACCTCTCGCCCGCGGGTGCTGCTGCTGGACGAGCCTTTGGCCGGCCTTGCGGCCGCCGAGCGCACGCGGGTGTCCAACCTCATCAAGCAGATCTCCGCGCAGGTGCCGGTACTGCTGGTGGAGCACGACATCGACCGGGTATTCGAGCTGGCCGACGCCGTCACCGTCATGGCTGACGGCGCCGTGCTGGTGGACGGCACGGTGGAGGACGCGCGATCCAACAAGAAGGTGCAGGAGGTCTATATCGGCTCCGGCTCGGCGGCGCTGGCATCGCGGGACCTTCAGTCCGCCGCCACCGACACCCCCATGCTCACGCTGGCGAAGGTGGATGCCTTCTACGGCAAGAGCCGCATCCTCACCGATGTGTCGCTGGAGGCCAAGGAGGGCGAGATCCTCGCGCTGCTCGGCCGCAACGGCGCCGGCAAGTCCACGTTGCTGAAGACCATCACCGGCATCGTGAAGCCGGCGTCCGGCTCCATCATGCTGGCGGGGGATGAACTCGCTGGCCTGTCATCCGCCGCCATCGCCCGGCGCGGCGTCGGCTACGTGCCGCAGGGCCGCGCGCTGTTCCATGGCATGAGCGTGCGCCACAACCTGGAACTGGGGCGGCTGAAGCGCATCACCGGGGCTGGCAGGCACTTCTCCGAAGAAGAGGTGCTGGAGCTGTTCCCCCGCCTCAAGGTGCGCCTCGATACGGCGGCGGACCTGCTCTCCGGCGGCGAGCAGCAGATGGTGGCGGTGGCCCGTGCCCTCATGGGCGACACCCGCGTGCTGCTGCTGGACGAGCCGTTCGAGGGCCTGTCGCCTGCGGTGACGGAAGAGCTGTTCGACGCCTTCGACCGGCTGCGCCAGTCGCTGACCCTCGTCATCGTGGACCACCATCTCGACGTGGTGCTGAACCTGGCCGACCGGGCGGTGGTGCTGGAGCGCGGACAGGTGATGCACGAAGGCCCCGCCCGGCCGCTCGCCCGCGACCTCGATTTGCGGCGGCAGGTGCTGTGGCTGTGA
- a CDS encoding inner-membrane translocator (PFAM: inner-membrane translocator~KEGG: vei:Veis_4700 inner-membrane translocator), whose product MPLELVFLIEQVLNGLLVGVAYLLIALGLSLIFSLGGIVNLAHGGFYAIGAYIGVEIGNRFGFPAAFVAAPLSVAVIGMVVERLLFSRFYRADPILSLLLTFGLAMVIEQALRMTFGATPIPFAIPEFLKGQVFVGDFIYSRYRITILLVAAAAVLGLWLLLQRTAFGRVVRAGVQNPDMVGALGISLRPYLTAVAAIGIGLAGLAGIMLAPISGVHPAMGAEILTAAFVVVVIGGLGSFWGVVLAGLLVGLVRGLTVYFIPPAAEASMYLLMLMVLLLRPRGLFGERILRFE is encoded by the coding sequence ATGCCTCTCGAACTCGTCTTCCTGATCGAGCAAGTGCTCAACGGGCTGCTGGTGGGCGTCGCCTACCTGCTCATCGCGCTCGGTCTCTCGCTCATTTTCTCGCTGGGCGGCATCGTGAACCTCGCCCATGGCGGCTTCTATGCCATCGGCGCCTATATCGGCGTGGAGATCGGCAACCGCTTCGGCTTTCCCGCCGCCTTCGTGGCGGCGCCGCTGTCGGTGGCGGTCATCGGCATGGTGGTGGAGCGCCTCTTGTTCTCGCGCTTCTACCGGGCCGATCCCATCCTCTCGCTGCTGCTCACCTTCGGCCTCGCCATGGTGATCGAGCAGGCGCTGCGCATGACCTTCGGCGCGACGCCCATTCCCTTCGCCATCCCGGAATTCCTGAAGGGTCAGGTGTTCGTCGGCGACTTCATCTATTCGCGCTACCGCATCACCATTCTCCTGGTCGCCGCCGCGGCGGTGCTGGGGCTGTGGCTGCTGCTCCAGCGCACCGCCTTCGGTCGGGTGGTGCGGGCCGGCGTGCAGAACCCCGACATGGTGGGCGCGCTCGGCATCTCGCTCCGGCCCTATCTCACGGCGGTGGCGGCCATCGGCATCGGCCTTGCGGGGCTCGCCGGCATCATGCTCGCGCCCATCTCCGGCGTGCATCCGGCCATGGGCGCGGAGATCCTCACCGCCGCCTTCGTGGTGGTGGTCATCGGCGGGCTGGGCTCGTTCTGGGGCGTGGTGCTGGCGGGACTGCTGGTGGGGCTGGTGCGCGGGCTCACGGTGTATTTCATCCCGCCGGCGGCCGAGGCCTCCATGTATCTGCTGATGCTGATGGTGCTGCTGCTGAGGCCGCGCGGTCTCTTCGGCGAGCGCATCCTGCGGTTCGAGTGA
- a CDS encoding Extracellular ligand-binding receptor (PFAM: Extracellular ligand-binding receptor~KEGG: vei:Veis_4699 extracellular ligand-binding receptor) has product MDRENPASAARRIKREETHAVNDTSHPTSIASAPLARRTLLKGVGAAALLGGVGMPAIVRAQADTITFGHLTPLTGFLGPLGAYGQMGVQLAVEELNAAGGINGRKINLVMEDSVNPATASSKAERYIERDKVPVIIGEISSASALAISQVAARNKVVFVNTGGNSDALRGKDCNRYMFHVEGANTQYVKAVGAAMVRDGLAKGKKLFFLTADYAFGHDLSRVAKIYIAANGGEVVADELVPTDATDFSPYLLKIRQVRPDVVISNLAGNQITNFIKQYSEFGLKYPFGGFGFDTAVAWGAGKGTFGGLWPLIWHHDVPTADSKAFVAAFVKKFGKPPENQAWGDYVATKVVARAMIETKSTTAADLIGYFEKEPELDILKGRKGYFRAWDHQLIQEMYTVTARPVAEVKDQWDLMILGPAVPGPETALSAIAPTPEENACTFPG; this is encoded by the coding sequence TTGGACAGGGAAAATCCCGCCTCCGCAGCACGCCGGATCAAAAGGGAGGAGACCCACGCCGTGAACGACACGTCACATCCCACCTCCATTGCGTCTGCCCCGCTGGCCCGCCGCACCCTGCTGAAGGGCGTCGGCGCGGCCGCTCTCCTCGGCGGCGTCGGCATGCCGGCCATCGTAAGGGCGCAGGCCGACACCATCACCTTCGGCCACCTCACCCCGCTCACCGGCTTCCTCGGCCCGCTGGGCGCCTATGGGCAGATGGGCGTGCAGCTCGCGGTGGAGGAGCTGAACGCCGCCGGAGGCATCAACGGCCGCAAGATCAATCTGGTGATGGAAGACAGCGTGAACCCGGCCACCGCCTCCTCCAAGGCGGAGCGCTACATCGAGCGCGACAAGGTGCCGGTGATCATCGGCGAGATTTCCTCCGCCTCGGCGCTGGCCATCTCCCAGGTCGCGGCGCGCAACAAGGTGGTGTTCGTGAACACCGGCGGCAATTCGGATGCTCTGCGCGGCAAGGATTGCAACCGCTACATGTTCCATGTGGAAGGCGCCAACACCCAATATGTGAAGGCGGTGGGCGCGGCCATGGTCCGCGACGGGCTGGCGAAGGGCAAGAAGCTGTTCTTCCTCACCGCCGACTACGCCTTCGGCCACGATCTCTCCCGCGTGGCGAAGATCTACATCGCGGCCAACGGCGGCGAGGTGGTGGCCGACGAGCTGGTGCCCACCGACGCCACCGACTTCTCCCCCTATCTCCTGAAAATCCGGCAGGTGCGGCCGGACGTGGTGATCTCCAATCTTGCCGGGAACCAGATCACCAACTTCATCAAGCAATATTCGGAATTCGGCCTGAAGTATCCGTTCGGCGGCTTCGGCTTCGACACGGCAGTGGCCTGGGGCGCCGGCAAAGGCACCTTCGGCGGCCTGTGGCCCCTGATCTGGCACCATGACGTGCCCACCGCCGATTCCAAGGCCTTCGTCGCGGCGTTCGTGAAGAAGTTCGGCAAGCCGCCGGAGAACCAGGCCTGGGGCGACTATGTGGCCACCAAGGTGGTGGCCCGCGCCATGATCGAGACCAAGAGCACCACGGCGGCCGACCTCATCGGCTACTTCGAGAAGGAGCCGGAGCTGGACATCCTGAAGGGTCGCAAGGGCTATTTCCGCGCCTGGGACCACCAGCTCATCCAGGAAATGTACACCGTCACCGCCCGGCCGGTGGCCGAGGTGAAGGACCAGTGGGACCTGATGATCCTCGGCCCGGCCGTGCCCGGTCCCGAGACTGCGCTCTCGGCCATCGCGCCGACGCCGGAAGAGAACGCCTGCACCTTCCCGGGGTGA
- a CDS encoding transcriptional regulator, GntR family (PFAM: regulatory protein GntR HTH; GntR domain protein~KEGG: reh:H16_A0034 transcriptional regulator, GntR-family), translating into MEHKSASADEREDGAAGEASGGLDARVGRIVRQTLADQVYGDLKEILLSGRAAPGERFTLRGLAGAIGTSAMPVREAVSRLVAENALEVLPNRAVRVPLMPRARFQELRLIRCSLEGLATEIAVREASDAEIAEVERFERLFAAERDKPQPDGAEAMRHNKDLHFALYRAAHLPALFQMIEGLWLQIGPVLNLDFRAGPERVRQGEAHIRHAAMVAALKARDPAAARTALVADIWSAGDFILSRDVLPD; encoded by the coding sequence ATGGAACACAAGTCGGCATCTGCGGACGAGCGGGAGGACGGGGCAGCGGGAGAGGCGTCCGGAGGCCTCGACGCGCGCGTCGGCCGCATCGTGCGCCAGACGCTGGCGGACCAGGTCTATGGCGACCTCAAGGAGATCCTGCTCTCCGGTCGCGCCGCCCCGGGCGAGCGCTTCACCTTGCGCGGCCTTGCTGGCGCCATCGGCACCAGCGCCATGCCGGTGCGCGAGGCGGTGTCGCGCCTGGTGGCTGAGAATGCGCTGGAAGTCCTCCCCAACCGGGCGGTGCGGGTGCCGCTGATGCCGCGCGCCCGCTTCCAGGAACTGCGCCTCATCCGCTGCAGCCTCGAAGGCCTCGCCACCGAGATCGCCGTGCGCGAGGCGAGCGACGCCGAGATCGCGGAAGTGGAGCGCTTCGAGCGCCTGTTCGCCGCCGAGCGGGACAAGCCGCAGCCGGACGGCGCTGAAGCCATGCGCCACAACAAGGACCTGCATTTCGCGCTCTACCGCGCCGCCCATCTGCCCGCCTTGTTCCAGATGATCGAGGGGCTGTGGCTGCAGATCGGCCCGGTGCTGAACCTCGATTTCCGCGCCGGTCCCGAGCGCGTGCGCCAGGGCGAGGCGCACATCCGCCATGCAGCCATGGTGGCCGCCCTCAAGGCCCGTGACCCGGCGGCTGCCCGAACCGCCCTCGTCGCCGATATCTGGAGCGCGGGGGACTTCATCCTGTCCCGCGATGTCCTGCCGGACTGA
- a CDS encoding short-chain dehydrogenase/reductase SDR (PFAM: short-chain dehydrogenase/reductase SDR; KR domain protein~KEGG: rsq:Rsph17025_3899 hypothetical protein) translates to MDLGITGIRVIITAGAGGIGLEIARAFAREGARIEVCDVDQAALDDLPQSAPGVTGSVCDVADRAAVQRFMDGALGRLGGLDVLVNNAGIAGPTGRVDQISPEDWDRTLAVDITGHFNVTRLAVPALKQSDNPSIIGLASAAGRFGFPLRSPYAAAKWGVVGFIKSLAMELGEFGIRANAILPGSVDGPRIRSVFEHKARERNLSMEEVQAMALSATSLKRLIPPQHLANVAVFLASPLGSTISGQAIAVDGDLQMLV, encoded by the coding sequence ATGGACCTCGGCATCACCGGAATCCGCGTGATCATCACCGCGGGCGCCGGGGGCATCGGCCTCGAAATCGCCCGCGCCTTCGCCCGCGAGGGCGCGCGCATCGAAGTCTGCGACGTGGATCAGGCGGCGCTCGATGACCTGCCGCAGTCGGCGCCCGGCGTCACCGGCTCTGTCTGCGACGTGGCCGACCGGGCGGCGGTACAACGCTTCATGGACGGGGCGCTCGGCCGCCTCGGCGGGCTCGACGTGCTGGTGAACAACGCGGGTATCGCCGGCCCCACCGGCCGCGTGGACCAGATCTCCCCCGAGGACTGGGACCGCACGCTGGCGGTGGACATCACCGGCCATTTCAACGTGACCCGGCTGGCCGTGCCGGCCCTGAAGCAGAGCGACAATCCCTCCATCATCGGCCTCGCCTCGGCGGCCGGGCGCTTTGGCTTTCCGCTCCGCTCGCCCTACGCGGCAGCCAAATGGGGGGTGGTGGGTTTCATCAAGTCTCTCGCCATGGAGCTGGGCGAATTCGGCATCCGTGCCAATGCCATCCTGCCGGGCTCGGTGGACGGGCCGCGCATCCGCTCGGTGTTCGAGCACAAGGCCCGCGAGCGCAACCTGTCCATGGAGGAGGTTCAGGCCATGGCGCTCTCCGCCACCTCGCTGAAGCGCCTGATCCCTCCGCAGCATCTGGCCAACGTGGCGGTCTTCCTCGCCTCCCCGCTGGGCTCCACCATTTCCGGCCAGGCCATCGCTGTGGACGGCGATCTGCAGATGCTGGTGTAG
- a CDS encoding conserved hypothetical protein (KEGG: mlo:mlr6203 hypothetical protein) → MSKRITDSQVLGELGETAIKKIVLETGFLYEQRGRLEAGTDGIIELRDPKSGAPLGKLLGVQVKSTESGQYVRENDNSFEYLLKPDDLKYWRTSNIPVIIVLWRKSDETAYWKDVSDCVRGEERRLKFDKGTDVFDPRSADRIGALTIDRRTPGVFLPPLNKGEDAIINLLRIRLPDEIFISTSPFGSGRDAVPELVKHGNVRFDWVIRKRRFVSFFDPREYGTRAIVDLDQVEAVDTKLIAFNDEQDDLNDTMDLLRRTVERQTATQLSFLRKDRLFHFKAVGVGKSRSYRYMSNVNETSAKVVSAYSSKKKDGWGYVRHHAARLRFERLADEWFLVIDPDFHFTTDGFQPHRYPEALLAGKKRLERNAAVRGQVTMWQHLLVESGKHEVGLFDADKPAPLLQFERLPVIQLSQAVPESSWNRTDPRAKEMEAQDLFEEGGVG, encoded by the coding sequence ATGTCGAAGCGAATCACCGATAGTCAGGTCCTGGGCGAGTTGGGCGAGACTGCGATCAAAAAGATCGTTCTCGAAACCGGCTTTCTCTACGAACAGCGTGGGCGCCTCGAAGCGGGCACGGACGGCATCATCGAATTGCGCGATCCAAAGAGTGGGGCGCCTCTCGGCAAGCTACTCGGTGTCCAGGTCAAATCCACCGAAAGCGGCCAATACGTCCGTGAGAACGACAACAGCTTCGAATACCTCCTTAAGCCAGACGATCTGAAATACTGGCGGACTTCGAACATTCCCGTCATCATCGTGCTTTGGCGGAAGTCTGACGAAACGGCGTATTGGAAGGACGTGAGCGATTGCGTCAGGGGCGAGGAACGCCGCCTGAAGTTCGATAAAGGGACCGACGTATTCGACCCGCGCAGCGCTGATCGCATTGGCGCGCTCACGATTGATCGGCGCACGCCGGGCGTTTTCCTGCCGCCGCTCAATAAGGGCGAGGACGCCATTATCAACCTGCTGCGCATCAGGTTGCCGGATGAAATTTTCATATCGACGTCGCCGTTCGGTAGCGGGCGCGACGCTGTGCCCGAACTGGTCAAGCACGGCAACGTTCGGTTTGACTGGGTAATTCGCAAGCGGCGCTTCGTCTCTTTCTTCGACCCCAGGGAGTACGGCACCCGCGCGATTGTCGATCTCGATCAGGTCGAGGCCGTTGATACCAAGCTCATCGCGTTCAACGACGAACAGGATGACCTCAACGACACGATGGATTTGTTGCGGCGCACAGTCGAGCGACAGACAGCGACGCAGCTTTCCTTTCTCCGAAAAGACAGGCTGTTCCACTTCAAGGCGGTCGGGGTCGGAAAATCGCGCAGCTACCGCTACATGTCCAATGTAAACGAAACCTCCGCCAAGGTCGTGAGCGCATATTCCAGCAAGAAGAAGGATGGCTGGGGCTATGTTCGGCATCACGCCGCGCGGCTGCGGTTCGAACGTCTTGCTGACGAATGGTTCTTGGTCATCGACCCGGATTTTCATTTCACCACAGACGGTTTTCAGCCGCACCGCTATCCAGAGGCGCTTTTGGCAGGCAAGAAGCGTTTAGAACGCAATGCTGCTGTGCGCGGCCAGGTGACGATGTGGCAGCACCTGCTGGTCGAGAGCGGCAAACACGAGGTTGGCTTGTTCGATGCCGACAAACCTGCGCCATTGCTGCAATTCGAGCGCCTTCCGGTGATCCAGTTGTCTCAAGCCGTGCCGGAATCCTCATGGAACCGGACCGATCCGCGAGCCAAGGAGATGGAAGCGCAAGACCTCTTTGAGGAAGGGGGCGTCGGATGA
- a CDS encoding conserved hypothetical protein (KEGG: mlo:mlr6204 hypothetical protein), translating into MTFKAHVFDEPMLEFGDGGQHCDPRQGLREHGPLQPRSGDVIRVGVIGTDDTVAGFTEFLAETGRGIESGNKQLINLNPDFPGLGNQNPFRCKFEVPDGATVTISRRQVNDITGIGRHDEAVRHAVELISSQLSALVEGSAKPDVIVLALPIPLIEKLVNAKSEGEDSDDDVDGGDMLNFRDLLKAKTLHLPVPTQIVWPDTWDDAAKIPRKIKRDSNRQTQVKATRAWNLLNALFYKAGKVPWRLLPDQAEYRTSFLGIGFYRDLDGQQLWTSTAQMFDERGRGLILRGARAQTETRGRHPYLTAKDAEDLVVQSIAAYKAHHRHVPARLVVLKTSRFRSEEAEGIDAALGKSGIEMSDLVWVQESSPIAIFRDGNYPVLRGTFVDLDGKGLLYTRGSVPFYGTFPGLRVPRPLLLVPHENSDSTILTLAKDVLALTKVNWNTTQFDQKLPAPIKAAREVGRILKHVEFGTAVSSDFRRYT; encoded by the coding sequence ATGACTTTCAAGGCGCACGTCTTTGACGAGCCAATGCTTGAATTTGGTGACGGCGGACAGCATTGCGATCCGCGTCAGGGCTTGCGCGAGCATGGGCCGTTGCAACCACGTTCCGGCGACGTTATCCGCGTCGGCGTCATCGGCACGGACGACACCGTTGCAGGCTTCACTGAATTTCTCGCAGAGACCGGGCGAGGCATCGAAAGCGGAAACAAGCAGCTTATCAATCTCAACCCAGACTTTCCGGGGTTGGGCAATCAGAACCCGTTTCGGTGCAAGTTCGAGGTGCCGGACGGGGCTACAGTCACTATTTCCCGGCGTCAGGTCAATGATATCACCGGCATAGGCCGTCACGACGAAGCGGTCCGCCATGCCGTCGAATTGATCTCTTCGCAGCTTTCGGCCCTGGTCGAAGGCAGCGCCAAGCCCGACGTCATTGTCCTGGCCCTGCCCATTCCGCTCATCGAAAAGCTCGTCAACGCCAAGAGCGAAGGGGAAGACAGCGACGACGACGTTGACGGCGGTGACATGCTCAACTTCCGTGACCTGCTCAAAGCGAAGACGCTTCACCTGCCGGTCCCGACACAGATCGTCTGGCCGGATACGTGGGACGATGCCGCAAAAATCCCCCGCAAAATCAAACGCGACAGCAACCGTCAAACGCAGGTAAAGGCGACGCGCGCGTGGAATCTTCTCAACGCGCTCTTCTACAAGGCGGGCAAAGTGCCGTGGCGCTTGCTGCCGGATCAGGCGGAATACCGCACAAGCTTCCTGGGCATCGGATTTTATCGTGACCTCGACGGTCAGCAACTCTGGACCAGCACCGCGCAGATGTTCGACGAGCGTGGGCGCGGTCTCATTTTGCGCGGTGCGCGTGCGCAAACGGAGACACGGGGCCGTCATCCATATCTGACCGCCAAAGACGCGGAAGACCTCGTGGTGCAGTCCATCGCGGCGTACAAAGCGCATCACCGCCATGTGCCTGCGCGGCTGGTGGTCCTGAAGACCTCACGCTTCCGTTCTGAAGAGGCAGAGGGCATCGACGCCGCCCTTGGGAAGTCCGGCATCGAGATGTCTGACCTCGTATGGGTGCAGGAGAGTTCGCCAATCGCCATCTTCCGAGACGGCAATTATCCCGTTCTGCGCGGGACATTCGTCGATCTTGACGGCAAGGGCCTGCTATACACGCGTGGCAGCGTACCGTTCTATGGGACATTCCCCGGCCTCCGCGTGCCGCGCCCTTTGCTCCTTGTGCCCCATGAAAACTCAGACAGCACAATCCTCACGCTGGCGAAGGACGTGCTCGCGCTGACAAAGGTGAACTGGAATACGACGCAGTTCGATCAGAAGCTACCGGCGCCGATCAAGGCAGCACGGGAGGTCGGGCGCATTCTTAAGCACGTCGAGTTCGGGACAGCGGTGTCATCAGATTTTCGCCGTTACACATAG